One part of the Nitrospirota bacterium genome encodes these proteins:
- a CDS encoding site-2 protease family protein → MKNYPEPEPLPRSFPQDPSPGGFVQDRPVPKSKKGFLWSLLSLLGFLLLKGKAVLAFLKFGKVALTAVSMITSIWVYALFWGWYFALGFVVLIFIHEMGHAAAMRIKGIRAGAPVFIPFFGAMIALKDQPQNAKTEAYIAFGGPLAGAIASGICFYFFQMTQNHLFLALAYTGFFMNLFNLIPMSPLDGGRIVTAISIKLWGIGLIAILLLFLKTHNVLLLLVLLMGGLRFWQVYKEKENLSSGYYQVSSSYRWKMSLAYFGLIAYLGYMSIDSLNLLNQIMVR, encoded by the coding sequence ATGAAAAATTATCCAGAACCCGAGCCTCTCCCTCGTTCTTTCCCCCAGGACCCTTCACCTGGAGGATTTGTTCAGGACCGGCCGGTTCCAAAATCAAAAAAAGGGTTTTTGTGGTCTCTCCTTTCCCTCCTTGGATTCCTCCTTCTGAAAGGAAAAGCAGTGCTGGCCTTTCTGAAGTTCGGAAAGGTTGCTTTAACCGCGGTTTCGATGATAACCTCGATTTGGGTCTATGCGCTCTTTTGGGGATGGTATTTTGCGCTGGGTTTTGTTGTCTTGATTTTTATTCATGAGATGGGTCACGCGGCTGCGATGCGGATAAAGGGAATTCGCGCCGGGGCGCCTGTTTTTATCCCTTTTTTTGGAGCCATGATTGCCCTAAAAGACCAGCCGCAGAACGCAAAAACAGAAGCTTATATCGCTTTTGGGGGGCCTCTGGCCGGAGCCATTGCCTCAGGAATCTGTTTTTATTTCTTTCAAATGACTCAAAATCATCTCTTTCTTGCCCTTGCCTACACAGGGTTTTTTATGAACCTGTTTAACTTGATCCCGATGAGTCCCCTGGACGGGGGTCGAATCGTTACAGCGATTTCCATCAAACTCTGGGGAATCGGACTGATTGCGATTCTTCTTCTCTTTTTGAAAACGCATAATGTTCTATTGCTTTTAGTCCTTTTAATGGGAGGTTTGCGATTCTGGCAGGTTTATAAGGAAAAAGAGAATCTGTCCTCCGGCTACTATCAGGTTTCTTCATCTTACCGTTGGAAAATGAGCCTGGCTTATTTTGGCCTGATCGCCTACTTGGGTTATATGTCCATCGATTCTCTTAATCTTTTAAATCAAATAATGGTCCGCTAA